One genomic window of Punica granatum isolate Tunisia-2019 chromosome 1, ASM765513v2, whole genome shotgun sequence includes the following:
- the LOC116203777 gene encoding uncharacterized protein LOC116203777, producing the protein MDKYRSVFRGKRPREKMGGGKTVLCVKQVKQELPEEWDDTMPLPGDIIEGLACEDDDDLAGESFIPAQGRSEFTAQLGKIASQRKSEVIWVKVRRGENVVKIKARVVPEKGGMLHRKFTIQAATDDRHVAVLRELNLDECTELQEMSRKVVNVNGEEFHRRGMKYNWKRKLGTYLPDPRSPIISSILFTPFVEESTIEATTARSMAWFSAAVSSGAPLVFVNIQTEQLWTPDKNNPIAREISWGRQQTLPTNFHIVQGIRLWFLPGIAEVSIGIMPRPEETRFGMDIKRTEEGFICIYSVALGSAAERAGLGHLHEEANAKGHLLVISRLEGKSVMPSSVCSSGLINCCNHNDIRDVLTQAIERTEGIRIYIMAWPNQARLASPRGMVSTLQPPSGFAPPPSL; encoded by the exons ATGGACAAATACCGGTCTGTGTTCAGGGGAAAGAGACCGAGAGAAAAGATGGGTGGTGGGAAGACGGTGCTGTGCGTGAAGCAGGTGAAGCAGGAGCTGCCTGAGGAATGGGATGACACCATGCCCCTGCCTGGTGACATCATAGAGGGCCTCGCCTgcgaggatgatgatgatttggCAGGAGAGTCTTTCATTCCCGCGCAGGGCCGCTCTGAGTTCACTGCTCAGCTCGGGAAGATTGCCAGTCAGCGGAAATCGGAGGTGATTTGGGTCAAGGTGAGGAGAGGGGAGAACGTGGTGAAGATCAAAGCAAGGGTTGTGCCCGAGAAGGGAGGGATGCTTCATCGGAAGTTCACGATTCAGGCAGCAACTGATGATAGGCATGTTGCTGTCTTGAGAGAATTGAACTTGGATGAATGCACTGAGCTGCAAG AAATGAGCAGGAAAGTGGTGAATGTGAATGGAGAGGAATTCCACAGGAGAGGCATGAAGTACAACTGGAAAAGGAAGTTGGGTACCTACTTGCCCGACCCACGATCTCCGATCATCAGCTCAATCCTATTCACGCCTTTTGTAGAAGAAAGCACAATCGAGGCCACTACAGCCCGGTCCATGGCTTGGTTCTCTGCGGCAGTCTCCTCGGGAGCCCCACTCGTCTTTGTCAACATCCAGACGGAGCAGCTATGGACTCCA GATAAAAATAATCCAATAGCAAGGGAAATAAGTTGGGGTAGGCAACAAACCCTCCCAACGAACTTCCACATAGTGCAAGGAATAAGGCTATGGTTCTTGCCAGGGATTGCAGAAGTCTCAATAGGCATCATGCCCAGGCCAGAAGAGACTCGTTTTGGTATGGACATCAAACGAACCGAAGAG GGATTCATATGTATCTACTCGGTGGCATTGGGGTCTGCAGCAGAGCGTGCTGGGTTAGGGCATCTGCACGAAGAAGCGAATGCCAAGGGGCACCTGCTGGTGATCTCGAGGCTCGAGGGCAAAAGCGTGATGCCTTCAAGCGTGTGCTCCTCTGGGCTCATTAACTGTTGCAATCACAATGACATAAGAGATGTCTTGACCCAGGCAATCGAGAGAACAGAAGGGATCCGAATCTACATCATGGCTTGGCCGAATCAGGCCCGCTTGGCTAGTCCTCGAGGGATGGTTTCCACACTTCAGCCACCCAGTGGCTttgctcctcctccttcatTGTGA
- the LOC116193743 gene encoding ankyrin repeat-containing protein BDA1-like: MERRLYRAALEGNVPSLLQLLREDELVLERSLVGPHSDTPLHVAAMLGHSEFVSKILSLKPELACELDSQRSTPLHLAAAKGYVDIVKGLLNACKEACLVSDKYGRNPLQVAAVKGKVEVLEVLVQVEAEAARIVNKSGETVLHTCVKNNKLESLKVLVGMFGGEDEFIDWKDKDGNSALHLAAADGQFETVDFLTTHTRADIHSRNLEGFMALDLLAQSTTGTKEKAIADNQSMSKETRISPSSRASKFPSGAYNWKKHFKRQNSWLERMRNSLMVVATLTATMAFQAGMNPPGGVWQDNAGDNSTSVPVNSTISFFGLDVPGNSTITHLAGITVMGDSYYGVYLTFLVCNTISFIASLSIILLLISGLPMRRRLFVGVLMVIMWIVITSMALTYAISVIFLTPRGRDWSYWVIWVGILAWMGLMTLLFVLHIIRLIVKASHACIKAVTHRRRRIMV; encoded by the exons ATGGAGAGGAGGCTGTACAGGGCTGCACTGGAAGGCAACGTCCCTTCACTGCTGCAGCTCCTCCGGGAAGATGAACTCGTCCTCGAACGATCCCTTGTTGGGCCCCACTCCGACACCCCTCTTCACGTTGCGGCGATGCTAGGACACTCAGAGTTTGTGAGCAAGATCCTTTCCTTGAAGCCCGAGCTCGCCTGCGAGCTCGACTCTCAGAGATCGACGCCTCTTCACCTGGCAGCAGCAAAAGGGTACGTAGACATAGTGAAAGGCCTGCTAAACGCGTGCAAGGAGGCATGCTTGGTGTCCGACAAGTATGGGAGGAACCCTCTGCAAGTTGCTGCCGTTAAAGGGAAGGTCGAGGTGCTAGAAGTATTGGTCCAGGTTGAAGCGGAGGCTGCTCGGATCGTCAATAAGAGTGGGGAGACGGTCTTGCATACGTGTgtcaaaaataataagttgGAGAGTTTGAAGGTACTGGTGGGGATGTTTGGGGGAGAGGATGAGTTCATTGATTGGAAGGACAAAGATGGAAACTCTGCTTTGCACCTTGCTGCTGCAGATGGGCAATTTGAA ACAGTGGATTTCCTAACCACCCACACAAGAGCAGACATTCACTCTCGCAACCTTGAAGGTTTCATGGCTCTTGACCTGTTAGCACAAAGCACAACCGGAACCAAAGAAAAGGCAATTGCAGATAATCAGAGCATGTCAAAAGAGACTAGGATCTCACCCTCGAGCCGTGCGAGCAAGTTCCCATCAGGAGCGTACAATTGGAAAAAGCATTTCAAGAGGCAGAACAGCTGGTTGGAACGGATGCGGAACTCGCTGATGGTTGTTGCAACTCTGACTGCCACCATGGCTTTCCAGGCAGGCATGAACCCACCTGGCGGTGTGTGGCAGGACAATGCAGGGGACAACTCAACGTCGGTCCCAGTGAACAGCACCATCTCCTTCTTTGGCCTTGATGTGCCAGGAAACTCAACTATCACACACCTTGCAGGAATCACTGTAATGGGAGATTCTTATTATGGTGTGTACCTCACCTTCCTTGTATGCAACACTATCAGCTTCATTGCATCTTTGAGCATCATCCTCCTGCTTATAAGTGGACTTCCAATGCGACGGAGGTTATTCGTTGGCGTCCTGATGGTTATCATGTGGATCGTAATCACATCCATGGCACTGACTTATGCAATCTCCGTCATCTTCTTGACACCTCGGGGTCGAGATTGGTCATACTGGGTCATTTGGGTCGGTATCCTTGCATGGATGGGCTTGATGACTCTCCTTTTTGTCTTGCACATCATTCGCCTGATAGTGAAGGCCTCGCATGCGTGCATAAAAGCAGTCACCCATCGAAGGAGACGAATCATGGTTTAG
- the LOC116192948 gene encoding uncharacterized protein LOC116192948: MSRKVVNVDGEEFHRRGMKYNWKMKLGTYLPDPRSPIISSILFTPFVEESTIEATTARSMAWFSAAVSSGAPLVFVNIQTEQLWTPDKNNPIAREISWGRQQTLPTNYHIVQGIRLWFLPGIAEVSIDIMPRPEETRFGMDIKRTEEGFICIYSVALGSAAERAGLGHLHEEANAKGHLLVISRLEGKSVMPSNVCSSGLINCCDHNDIRDVLTQAIERTEGIQIHIMAWPNQARLASPRGMVSTLQPPGGFAPPPSL, encoded by the exons ATGAGCAGGAAAGTGGTGAATGTGGATGGAGAGGAATTCCACAGGAGAGGCATGAAGTACAACTGGAAAATGAAGTTGGGTACCTACTTGCCCGACCCACGATCTCCGATCATCAGCTCAATCCTATTCACGCCTTTTGTAGAAGAAAGCACAATCGAGGCCACTACAGCCCGGTCCATGGCTTGGTTCTCTGCGGCAGTCTCCTCGGGAGCTCCACTCGTCTTTGTCAACATCCAGACGGAGCAGCTATGGACTCCA GATAAAAATAATCCAATAGCAAGGGAAATAAGTTGGGGTAGGCAACAAACCCTCCCAACGAACTACCACATAGTGCAAGGAATAAGGCTATGGTTCTTGCCAGGGATTGCAGAAGTCTCTATAGACATCATGCCCAGGCCAGAAGAGACTCGTTTTGGTATGGACATCAAACGAACCGAAGAG GGATTCATATGTATCTACTCGGTGGCATTGGGGTCTGCAGCAGAGCGTGCTGGGTTAGGCCATCTGCACGAAGAAGCGAATGCCAAGGGGCACCTGCTGGTGATCTCGAGGCTCGAGGGCAAAAGCGTGATGCCTTCAAACGTGTGCTCCTCTGGGCTCATTAACTGTTGCGATCACAATGACATAAGAGATGTCTTGACCCAGGCAATCGAGAGAACAGAAGGGATCCAAATCCACATCATGGCTTGGCCGAATCAGGCCCGCTTGGCTAGTCCTCGAGGGATGGTTTCCACACTTCAGCCACCCGGTGGCTttgctcctcctccttcatTGTGA